In a single window of the Zea mays cultivar B73 chromosome 5, Zm-B73-REFERENCE-NAM-5.0, whole genome shotgun sequence genome:
- the LOC100283710 gene encoding ABA-induced protein precursor → MDGRRRRQWPRSRSGAAAARLLLLLLLAVSLGGHGDHGAAAAGVAPAGGNGMTELQKHVAFFDRNHDGIITFDETYQGLQDVGVGDVTAKASAAFINGALGPKTRPDNSNSSRMDIYVENIQKGKHGSDTGAYDAQGRFVPAKLDEMFTKHAKTVPNALTKDELDEMLKDNREKMDVAGWLGAKSEWEMLYKLAKDKDGRLPKDTVRAVYDGSLFYQLAAQAKKG, encoded by the exons ggccgccgcgcgtctcctcctcctgctgctCCTGGCGGTGTCCTTGG GTGGGCATGGTGAtcacggcgcggcggctgcgggcGTCGCCCCGGCAGGCGGCAACGGCATGACGGAGCTGCAGAAGCACGTGGCGTTCTTCGACCGCAACCACGACGGCATCATCACCTTCGACGAGACCTACCAAG GTCTGCAGGACGTCGGAGTTGGCGATGTCACGGCCAAAGCCAGCGCCGCGTTCATTAACGGCGCCCTCGGGCCCAAGACCAGACCT GACAATTCCAACTCCTCGCGCATGGATATCTACGTAGAGAACATTCAGAAGGGCAAACATGGAAGCGACACAGGCGCCTACGACGCTCAAGGAAG GTTCGTTCCCGCGAAGCTGGACGAGATGTTCACCAAGCACGCCAAGACCGTACCGAACGCCCTGACGAAAGACGAGCTCGACGAGATGCTCAAGGATAACCGGGAGAAGATGGACGTCGCAGGATG GCTGGGAGCCAAGTCGGAGTGGGAGATGCTGTACAAGCTGGCCAAGGACAAGGACGGCCGCCTGCCCAAGGACACCGTCAGGGCCGTGTACGACGGATCCCTCTTTTACCAGCTGGCGGCGCAGGCGAAGAAGGGCTGA